DNA sequence from the Glycine soja cultivar W05 chromosome 18, ASM419377v2, whole genome shotgun sequence genome:
AACCGGAAAACCCCGGTAAGAGCTCTCTTCCTCGCGTTACAACACCCCCACGCGCGCTTCTTCAACGCCTCCTCGGTTTGGTCGAACATGCAAAGATTCATCCTATACAACTCGCGATGCTCAATCCTACAACAACTGTTTTCGACAATATGTCGTTTTACAAcaccattgttgttgttgttgtttagaTTTCTACGTTTGACATCGCCCGTAACAAAGGTTCTGAAAACCGAACATATTCTGTTGTAAACAATGCAAACGATTCTCGCCATGAGCCCGACAACCTTGTCAAATGTCTGGTTCCAAAGCGAAACCTGCTTGAAATAAACAACCTGTCTCTGATAAAACATGATCTTATCATTGAAGCATTCAACCTTCACTTTTAGGCCATGGTTTGCCCTAATGGCTCTCCACTTTTGCATCTTCCTCTCCAAAGCTTCCATCTTCGTCAGCGACTCCATCGCCTTGTGGAGGCTCCGTGTGGCGCACACGAGCTTCTCCATGTTCTCAATTTTGCTCTCCACGTCCTTTGTTCCGAACTTGAGCTTCCGGGCGTCGACGGACTCGAAGCAACGGGCGAGGTTGCAGTCGAAGCAGCGCGTGGCGAGGCGGGAGACGGTGGCGGCGGAGAGGTTGAGGTCCTCGAGGCGCTCGGCGCAGGCGAAGGTGAGGAGGAAGCACTCATCACGGGAGTTGAGTTTAGAGACGGATTTTGACCTAATGACGTGGCGGCGGAGGTGGAGGATTTCTTGGTGGTCAAGGGAGTTGTAGAGGGAGACGAGG
Encoded proteins:
- the LOC114397289 gene encoding uncharacterized protein LOC114397289, which gives rise to MARCPGATANLCFLFFHHHHEPSPPPDTLGILAFDAAKTMCRLVSLYNSLDHQEILHLRRHVIRSKSVSKLNSRDECFLLTFACAERLEDLNLSAATVSRLATRCFDCNLARCFESVDARKLKFGTKDVESKIENMEKLVCATRSLHKAMESLTKMEALERKMQKWRAIRANHGLKVKVECFNDKIMFYQRQVVYFKQVSLWNQTFDKVVGLMARIVCIVYNRICSVFRTFVTGDVKRRNLNNNNNNGVVKRHIVENSCCRIEHRELYRMNLCMFDQTEEALKKRAWGCCNARKRALTGVFRFHHAPPREGGEVSGNNRVMRLAPENTVGGAGLSLRYANVILLAEQCMHAADAAIGNDARVALYDMLPGRLKVKLRGKLKSEWLEWEKLEGGEEEHSTAATRRHAAAAEVMEILVPVAHDMVRWQAERNLEKQKFETKPTVLLLQTLHYSDLEKVEEAIVEVLVGLSYMYWNRNL